The Labilibaculum sp. sequence TGAGGAATTGGGGAAAACATGTAGAACACTTCCCCATATTTTGTCAATCTTCAAAATATTAGATCCATTTTAATTTTCATCATCTTATTGATACCATACATTTTACTGTATAAAGAGTAATATCTGGCACGTTTATTGGCTTTCTCGAGTCATTAAAAAGAAACAAAATTATTTTTCTAACGTTTTCAGTTAATAAACTTTAATTAAAATTTAACACACAATGAAGATTTTTAAATCACTAAGTGCAATCAGTCTTGTAATTTTATCATTGATTTTTATCCAATGTTCCGATGACAATGTAAAACTTACAACTCCTGTAAAAATTAGATTAACAGATGCTCCCGCACAATACGATAAGGTTAATATTGATATTCAGGCTATTCAATTTCATTCATCAAACGATGAAAACACAGAAGATGGATGGCAGGAAATGAATTTATTAAATGCTGGTATTTATGACTTATTGGAGTTCAATAACGGTTTAGATACTCTTTTGGTAGATCAGGAAATGCCAAGTGGCACTGTTTCTCAAATGCGATTGATTCTTGGCGCAAATAACTCGGTAGTTATTGATGGTGTTTCTTATGATTTGGATACTCCTTCTGCTCAGACTTCTGGTTTGAAATTTCAAATTCACGATGATTTCTTAGCTGGAATTGAGTACAAATTATGGATAGATTTTGATGCTGCCCGTTCTATTGTTTCAACAGGGAATGGCAAATACAAACTAAAACCTGTAATCAGAACTTTTAACGAAGCGACAAGTGGCGCCATTTCTGGAACTATATCTCCAGCTGAAGCACTTCCAACTATTCATGCAATAATCGGTTTGGATACGATCTCGACCATTGCCGAAGAAAACGGAAGTTTCCTTATTAAAGGATTGCAAGCAGGCACATACAAGATTGATTTAATGCCTGTTGATGGATTCGCCGAAAAAGAAGTTGAAGATATTGCAGTAAGCAATGGTGCTGTTACCGATGCTGGGACGATAGAAATTTCGGTTAATTAAAAAATAAACATTACTACTACAATTAAAAGTTGCTCTTTTTAGGGCAGCTTTTTTTTTATTTATAAAAACTCTTCAGCCAATGTTCCCTCCTTATTTTTGCTTAACCAAATTGATCTTCATATATTTAATTGAAAAGAAATAGGAATGAAATTCAAATACAAAATATCTCCAGATTTAAAACTGATTAATGAATACTATTACGGTTATTTCAAATGGAATGATTTAATACGCCACACACTAAGTACTCGTGAAGATTCTTTATTTGATGAAACCTATCATGTGATTGCCGATTTTACACAAGCTAAAGTAATCTTAAACATCAATGATTTAGATGACTACATTGAGGAATACCAAAAGTACAGTCCGATCGCAAATAAATGCGCCATTATTGTAAGTGAATCGTATGACACCTCAATGGCTATGCTGTTCGAAATTCAGGTCCGAATTCAAAATGCGAAAGTTTTTCATTCCCATGAGGAAGCATACGGGTGGCTTGAAATTGATCCCGTTAAAATTGTAAAAGCATAAACCCCAAGTCTAAACTTATTAAAACTGATTTAAAATTACCTCTCCATCAAGCATTTAACTTGACATCCATCATTCAATGAGTTAACTTTAATTCTAGACCTGAGGATGAATGAAAATTTGTTCTAACCCCCTAAGATTCCCTCCTGAGGAATCAAAAATATTGGGTTATCTCCCTTACCTAATTGAGTTCGTTAATTTTATAGTATGAATTGGTAAGACAATTTTTTCCTTTTAAGAACACTTATTTAATTGGAACAAATTTTCAGCTTGTAATGTAAGTCACAGGTCTTCCAATTTCAATGCGATGTCAAAAAAAACAATCACCTTTTAAACCTTGAATCATGGAAGAAAAGAATGAGAGAAGCGTAATTCCAATGCCACGTATCGGTGATAAAGCTCCCGAATTTAGAGCAGTTACTACTCAGGGGAATATTCATTTTCCGAATGACTACAGTGGCTCGTGGGTCATACTGTTTAGCCATCCTGCCGACTTCACTCCTGTATGTACTTCAGAATTCATGACTTTTGCAAGCATGGAAGGCCAATTTCAAGAAGCTAATTGTAAGTTAGTAGGCTTATCAATCGATGGTTTATATAGCCATATTGCCTGGTTACGGACAATTAAGGAGAAAATTAAATATAAAGGGATGAAAAACATAGAAGTCAAATTCCCTTTAATCGAAGATATTACCATGGAAGTGGCAAATATGTACGGCATGATTCAACCTGGAGAAGACAGCACAAAAGCAGTTCGGGCTGTATTCTTCATTGATCCTCATGGAATTATCCGTACAATTATTTATTATCCTTTAAGTTTAGGTCGAAATTTCGATGAAATATACCGTGTAGTGGTTGCACTGCAAACTGCTGATAAATTCTCAGTAGCAACTCCGGCCGATTGGCGTCCTGGAGATGAAGTAATTGTTCCTCCCGCAGGATCGTGTGGTGTTGCCAACGACCGAATGGAAAACACAGACGAAGATGTTCACTGCTACGATTGGTTCTTCTGTACAAAAAAGATAAAAAAAGAAGAGATTTTAGATGCTATTCTTAAAAAAAAGGAGCACGTTCATTAAAAAATAAGCAATGGCTGCAAAAGTATTTTTTCTTCTGCAGCCATTAATTTTATTAGTTCATCAGAATATCTACATTTACAGATCCTAATAAATATGTATTATTTCATTACAAAAAACACGATGAATATATTTTTTTAAATATCTTAAGGTTAAAATATATCTAGAGAAGTTAAGATGAAGAATGACTTGCATCACGAAATAATTAAATCTTTACCCTACCCATACTATATAATTGAAGTAGATACATATAGAGTCATTGATTCAAATGAACCGAATTTTATTGTCAATCAAGATTGCTGCAATCTTATTTTCTCCAATCCAAATAATTACAGCACAAAAAATCATTGCAAATGTTCTGTGAACATGGTTTTGGAGGAAAAAAAATCCATAAAAACCAAACTCAACAATGTAAGTATTAAGGGGGAAACCAAAAGTATTTGGGTTCATGCCAGTCCAATATTCAATACTGATCAAGAAATTACCCATGTGATTGAATATTTTATTGATATTACTGAACAGGAAATTTTACATGAGGAGGTTGAAACCAAAACACAAGATCTCAAAGATGCCATCTCTGATCTTTCGAAGCTTAACTCCGAATTAAGAGAAACAACGAATAAGTACAAAGCCTTATTTGAAAACTCCCCGGAGTCTCTTTGGGAGGAGGATTTCACAGTTTTAATGCTAAGTATAGAGAACCTTAAATCTAAAGGAGTAACTGATTTCAGAAGTTATTTTAATGAGCATCCGGAAATATTAACTGAATTAGCTCAGCAGGTAATTATTCTAGATGTTAACCAAGCTACGGTGAATTTATACAAAGCCAAATCAAAAAAAGATCTAATAGGAAATTTAGCAAAGACATTTCTACCTGAATCACTTTCTGTTTTTAAAGAGGAACTGTTGGCTATTATTGATGGTGAAAACTCGTTTGAAAAAGAAGCGAAAGTAAAAACACTTGAAGGAGACGTTGTTGAAGTGATTATTAAACTTTTTTATACAAAACATAGTGATAAATTTATTGCATATGTTTCAACAACGGATATAACATTTCGTAAGGAATCTGAAACTGCTCTTCAAAAAAGTCAAAACATTTTCGAACTTGTAATGGATAGTATTGATGCTTTTGTTTATGCTGCTGATATTGAG is a genomic window containing:
- a CDS encoding DUF4382 domain-containing protein; translated protein: MKIFKSLSAISLVILSLIFIQCSDDNVKLTTPVKIRLTDAPAQYDKVNIDIQAIQFHSSNDENTEDGWQEMNLLNAGIYDLLEFNNGLDTLLVDQEMPSGTVSQMRLILGANNSVVIDGVSYDLDTPSAQTSGLKFQIHDDFLAGIEYKLWIDFDAARSIVSTGNGKYKLKPVIRTFNEATSGAISGTISPAEALPTIHAIIGLDTISTIAEENGSFLIKGLQAGTYKIDLMPVDGFAEKEVEDIAVSNGAVTDAGTIEISVN
- a CDS encoding peroxiredoxin — its product is MEEKNERSVIPMPRIGDKAPEFRAVTTQGNIHFPNDYSGSWVILFSHPADFTPVCTSEFMTFASMEGQFQEANCKLVGLSIDGLYSHIAWLRTIKEKIKYKGMKNIEVKFPLIEDITMEVANMYGMIQPGEDSTKAVRAVFFIDPHGIIRTIIYYPLSLGRNFDEIYRVVVALQTADKFSVATPADWRPGDEVIVPPAGSCGVANDRMENTDEDVHCYDWFFCTKKIKKEEILDAILKKKEHVH